The window TGCTCTTGGGGTGGTTTCTGGTTCTCTGGAGTGACTCCAACTAAAATAATTCCAAGTGTTCTTTTTGAGTCTGTTCTTTTGGAGTTTCTAAGTGAATTTTCTAAAAGTATTGTCTCCTAATTTTGTGTGGGGATCATTCGAATAAATATTTATTAACTGTCAGAATTACATGTAAGAATTAATGTGCTGCTTCTTTCTTCTAGGAGTCCTATATGAGATCCACTTATTGAAAAGAGCCAACTCCTAAAAATTAATTTGCTGTTTGGAAATATTAGTCATTTTATTGGGTGTTCTTGCTCTAATTGTTTAGTTAATGTGCTAGTgtcagggtttaaagtatcggtccgtatcgtaccgtatcggcccttaccgatacaatatgaaccgatacgatacatggaatttttaaaacccttttgtatcgcatatcttacgatacataccgataagaatcgatacaccaccgatacgcactgatacgtaccgatattctatggaaaattcaaaattgaagtgaaatatacgtttcaatacgtattggtacgtatcggtgtgtatcagtaagtatcgaccgatacactgatatgtatcgatacggtcataaaatggccaagatgggtaatttttcagaaaaacacaattttttgaggtgtttttgttccaaagttgctgccaaccatttttctctctaactaaagtggaaatcaaggttgggaataaggattttacatttatgagacaattacaaaccttggattcttagtgcgatactctcaatttactgtttatgcataatacatgttatatatagctttttttaactaattttttttatgcaaaagtgaaTAAAAAAGTGTtatctatccatttatgtgcgtatctttagcgtatctccgatacgatacgatgcCCTGCGCTACgcatcttaattttggctgaccgataggatgaccaataccgatactttaatccttggtgtgtgtgtgtgtgtgggggggggggtgagttTAGCTTCAGTTGATAATCTAGTTTATGTTACTGATCAGTATGCTCCATTATACCGTAAGCTGatgtattttggtttgatcTGCAACATTAAACAGAAGTTGACTTTAAAGAAGACCATGGAGAATTTATCAAATTATGGGGTCCAAACCTCGAGCTCTAGGGATGGGCATGTGTATGACTTGCGCCAGGTACCTTCCTCTTTATTACTACAGTATTGTGGGTCATTTATGAGAATGTTTTCTTATTATCAGATATTGATGCATCATGTAGTTATTCTCATCATGgttatgatgattgatataAACTGAATACTTTGATATTGGCTTTGCTCAAGGGACCACGGAACTCCAGTATCTTTAGCTGTGGTAGAGTTAACAATGAATTATTGGAGGACATGGACATGTCCGAGTTGGAAGGCTCTGAAACTGAGGCTATCGATGACGAGTGGGTGAACTCTGAAATACGACCAGTTAAAAGGAGGGCGTCTAGAGCTCGTCCATTAGTAGCTTCCCATCCTGTAGATATCCGAATTCCAGAAAAGTTGAGCCCAGAGTCGTTGAGTGGGGAAACAAACTGTAAAATTTCGAACCCTTCCTCAGACATATGTTGCTCCTGTTCTAGAAGCTCCTTATGTAAAACTTCAAAATGTGAATGCCGGGCTGCTAGTGGCACATGTGGGGAATCTTGTGGGTGTAGGCCGACTAAGTGCTCAAATAGAGAGGCCAGTGTGACGAAGAAAGAAGTGGATGACCAATTTCTATCAGAAAGTGCAGAAGGTGGCATAAACAGTGATGGCACTAGTGAAACTGGCAGGACTAATGTTCTTGCATCTCATGGGGCAATGCTTCTTCAGAGTGCATTATCTGAGAAGCCTGTTGAGGTAAATGAAGATCGTGGGGCACAGAGGAAACCACTGTCTGACATTGGGAACACACTGGTATGTAGTTTCACCTTTAATGCTTTTGTAATTTTGACCATGCAACCAGGAAATCATTTTCTCCACATTTGCAGTGCCAGAAACCACACGGGTACTGGACACACCAACACTATGGTTTCTGTATTATTATTTACAATGGAGACCGACAGCTATATGGATGTGCTTTTCCATGCTCATTggaagtgaagagaattttgTTGGTTTCTCATTTTATATTAAATTGAATTTGCACCAAGATACCAAAGATACTACCGACACATTAATGATACAGTCACAAGGATGACAACATATTTCGAAAAAAACTCTCATCTATTTGCAGGCATGAGCTTTTTACATTAAGAATTTGTAACATAAGTTATTGGACCTAAGTTTTTGTTATTCATTATATGGGTACCATATCACTTCAAGCTTTTCTTGATCGTATATGCAGGCCAAGTCAAATGCTCCAAAGCAGGAACGAAGAAAAAAATGGCGAAAATCGGTCATTAAGCTGGTTCCAGAGGCTCCAACTTCTAGCTTATTGGAGAGCACTGAAGCCCAGCCAAAGCCAGAAAACAGTATGGTGGAGCGAGAAATTCCTCTAAAGTTGCCACGCGCAATGAGGCCACCAACAGTACATAATAATCTCTTGAGAGAGAGGAATTCCAACCAGGCACACGAATCCATTGCTAACAAGGAGTTGGGAATAGTTGCTCCTACAAGTCCTCGACAGGAAAGGAACTCGGAAGTTAAAGAAAACCAGGGAATCTAACTGATGTTAGTCATTTGTTATAATGTTAAAATCCATCTTTATAAGATCTATTCTTGACATGTCACTATGAAAATTTCTGCTTGATCCAGGGGAAGTGATTGTGTGATTTGAAACTTAACCTTGTCAATACTCTTGATCAGGTTTCTCTTTAGGAATTGGTGTACTAAAACACAACAGCACACATTTGTTCATCATATCTCTGTAACCATAAAATAGATAATTCTATCTTCTAATCTCGAATGTATTTCAAAATTGCACAGATACATTTAATAGTTACTCCCGATTTCTACAGTCGCATCTCAAATAAAATGAATGGCTATCAGATTTACTATTTTGTTGTTACAATATGATCATTTACATAAACTTGCAGAAGAGGGAGCTACAAGGTTTCAAATTCTTTGAAGAGAACAACTATGAATTCAAGACTAGAATCAACCAAATGAAACATTAGCAATTATACAACGGTACTCATACAGCGGGATCCGCATGATTCAACTTCCTTGCCCATTGGCTGCAGTTGACAACTTGGATGCTCCATCACTACTTGTAGCATATTACTTTTCAAGCCCTCTCATTGATTAGCAATTCTTCAAGCTCCTCTCTTCGCTGCTCCAATTCCTGTACCGTCCATGGATGAATCTTTTATATCACAATTATAATCAAATTACATTTACACTTGAATAATTTcaggtaataaaacatgcataaGATCCTATCAATAGATATGTAAGGTGAGTCCGAATCTCCATAGCATGGCTTGCACCGGGTTACTTCTTCCTCTCTAACAACAAGAATCTTCTACTTTGCCTGTTCGGGTTTCTTGGGATCTTTCCTAATGGGAACCCTGATTTTCTTCGGTCTAGGACCTCTAGGTATCCTTTCCATGAAAAATTGTTGTGCAGATAATTTTTACTAGAGGGGGCTAAGATATTGAGCCCAGAAGTTAAGGTCAGCTTGGTTGATGTCTCCTCTCTGCTTTCATGGTACCATTAAGAGTATAAACTCTAAGGCACCTCATTCTGTCATCCATTGGAAAGCGTGCATGGTGACAGACGTGTCCCCATAGCATGGTTTTGTTCTTTTGGAGTAGTTTCAGATCCTCTTATGCCTCTTGTTTCATTTCGATTTCCATGACAATATGGCATCAACGACTAAAAATAATTTTGGCAATTGATTATCGGCTCCAAATGAGTTGGTAGGTTGTTTACATAGGTTTTGAACACCAAATTAATTATTGTTTACCCGCATAGGGTTCACCCAGGTGCATCGAGGGTCAACTCTTGAGGTTGTTGACTCTGAGTGGGTTTGCTCATGACGGCTTTGTGGTGTCTCATGAATATACAAATTGCTTCCGTGTCATCTTAGAAGTGTTCTCATCATTCTTATTGGACACTATGAAGAGGCTATTGATCCAGCGTATTGGGGATCATTATCTTCAGTCTCTGAAGGCTAGAAACAGTGCTCTATGAGATTGTTCTTTTTGAATGCTCTTGAGAGTTCTTTGGCTTTGGAGCTTTCTTCTAAAGTTgtgcaggttttttttttttgttaaaagttTCTTGAGCTTCTTCAATCTCAAATAACCTCAAACATAAAATCCTTTGTATCTACTTGGGTATAACTATGTAGTCATGGGTATACTGCATCTTTTCAGCACAAATTGAAAATAGTGGTGGTATGCTTCCTCTTTGGTGGGGCTGTTCTTAGACATGCTTagggttttctttatttttgtttgacaCATTAGTTGTTTTTATTAAGTTTTTTAAGGTTTTCATGCATCTTCATAGTTCCACATTAGGTGTTATTTCGTGTTTGCATGCTGTCCATCTCCAGGCCATCTTTAGGTTTAACTTTTATGTTGGGTTTTTCCCACTGTGATCATAGTTTTTGTATTGTTTGTATCCACTTTGGGTACTACTTTCATGTCTTTTCATGTTTAGGGTAGTTTGCATCTAGTTCCTCAAATCATATTGTGCATCATGTTTACCTTCATGTTCTGTCAAGGCAACACTTGCTGTCCATGATAGTTGTTCATATAGAGGACTAACCACTGTCCACGATAGTTGTTCATATAGTTTCATGTTTAGTCCTTGTATACATCATGTTCTACCCCCTCTTTTCTTGCAGTGCATCCAAGGTAACGCATGCATTTTTATTCTGTTTTACATTCATCTTGTATTCATGATATCAATGTCAATCGTCTAAGAACGGGTCCTGGGCCCTagcctaggtggcaactcccaAAGGTATTTGTGTTATCTCCTTTCCCAACTGAGAGGCTTGGTGGCTCAAACCAATTTTGATGGTCTGAACTTCGATCAAATGGTCTAGGATCCAGTTGTCAAGTCGAAAAGTCCAATAGGTTGGTGACTGGTCGGCTCTGGATTTGTGGACTTATTTTAAGATCCTAATGTCCTGTATGTCTGATCAGTGCTTCCCCTCCCCTCGCCTTACTGATTCTAGATGATAGCATTAAATGAGAACAATTCTATAAATGTAGCATTTTCTCAATAAGCATGAACATCATAAAACTTTTAAATGGAGAGCGCAAAGAAGCCTACAATGACAAATTCTGGAACGTAAAATGGTAATCCTTGCTGAAGCCTAGGTTAAACCAAATGTAAACAACTGGACTTTATAAAATCAAGTAGATTCTCATTGCCAATAATATGGAAGCAAAATCACATCTAATCCAAAAATGGTTACCTCAAGTTACCCCCACctcaaaaagagaagaaagaaagaaagcttaCCTCCAGATCTTTCACTGCTTGCTCtcttgtaatttcttttttctggcGAGCACGTTTAAGAAAACCAATGCAAAGGATACCCTGGATATGGAGTCAAAGTCAAGTCAAGCAAAAACTAATGCTGTCTTCATCAAGTCAATTAAAATATGACaactaatctaaaatttgaGATCTATATAAATCAAGAGAATTAACACACAAAGAAACTGAGAAAGTGAGAATTTTCTGACTAATTCAGAAAGTCTCCATACGGTGTTTGGGATATTAGTATTGAGAAAAAACCACTTTGAGCAGCCCATCCTCATCTTGCCATGTGgaatgatgatgtggcaattctaaCCATTGGGTAGATCGTACATGGCACGAGTAATTCACTTGTCAAACTTTAGAGTCTAATTCAATAAAATACCCTCCCATGTTCCTACGGTACTCTGACCACTACCATTACCATGCACTCTCCCGTAGTCTTGTTTTTTTGAACCTCTATTTTTCCACTTGGAAAATTCTGTTTGAGCTGAAATTTACCTATGAGCAAGGAACCTTGGGGTCTgcctgtccacaaaatttgggttACATCCAAGATGCCACATGGTAGATAAATAGGCCATCTTGATAAGATTATCAAGGCTGGCTGTTTACAAAAGTTTTCCCTAGTATAATATACAGAAAATTTGTTCTTTCAACCTTGTGCTGGGGTATTAATACGAGATCACCCCTTTCATTCTGAGGTGACAGAGGAATCGTACCATTCAAACCTTGTTTTTATGCTTTACCGGACATCTGGAGGAAGTTGCAATCAATAGGTTGACAAGCCATCCTAGATAGTGTAGAATGGTGGAACATGATTTGTGTTGCTGACCCCAAGAAGTTGGGAATAAAGCTAATTTAGTTGCGTTGTCATTGAGGGTGGGAAATGAAGACGAATCTTACCGAAACAACATAGATCACACCACATCCAAGGAGCAGATAGCTGGCTATATTTTGAAGCAGCACTAGATCTTTCTTCTCTCCACTAGTATCAGGGAAAGCTCTTGTCATGACAGCTACACTGTCAGAGAATAATCAAGGGATTGCCTTTTAAAGCACAATCTAATAGATGGAAAATATTTTAACACTttcagtggtaaaggtttgatCAGCAACTGTATAAACTCCAAAAATGTAGAACAGAAATGTTACTGCAACAAGAGACATACAAGATCTGCAGCATGCCCCTACCAGCACAATACTCCAATATCTGCAAAGTTATAGTTGAGTTTGATGTGAAAATGATTAATAATTCAGAAATATAAGACACTAAATCCACAGAATGTCAGAGGTATGATCAAACATGTTTGTGGCTAAAGGATGAAACATATATGAATTTAAAAACCACCACCGATGTTTTCCCTGCAAAGTATGTGATTACCAATTGCTATTGCCTGTTTGGGAATGAGTCACTAGGTGCCAAGGTGGATAAACAGCAAAGAATGTGGCCAGACTCCATATAGTAGGCTGATGTGGCATTTTAACCATTGGAAATTTTATATTAATAGCTTAGATGCAAGAGAGTAAGTCAGCAATGACTTCCAATTCTCTCCTTAACGGTCCGGTTACAAATATAGTGTCAATAAAAACCCTTCAAAGAACATAATTTCAACTTTAGAAACAAATATAAAACGATCCATAACTTTTCCATAGGCTTAAGACAAAAGGATCTTGTAACAGCATCCCTCTTCAACAAATGTATGAAGGCTCTGAATAAATTCGGATAGAAAAGCTGAAGGTGGTCATGTGGAAGACTAATTTCTAGGTGCAGACAGCAAAAAACAAGTGGCCAGACTCCATATGGTAGACTGATGTGGATAGTGTAATACGACCCTTCCAAGTCTTCCTCCACATTTTCTAACTTTCTGTACAGGCCCCGCTTCTGTAGTGAATAAAAGGAAATCATAGATGCACCAAAACGAACTTCTCTCTGAGATCACTTCTAAATACAATTTTGGGGATTGAAAATGATTTGCTGACAGTAGACTAGTAGAGACTTGGCAGACAGGGCTTTAGGCTAAATTGTCAAATGAAAAAAGCTCTTCTTAATGAATAGCTTCATAGGTAAGGTCATGAAGGCAAACCTCAATGGAGGAGTTATTGGAGGCATAACATGAATTTGCAATTGTTGGGACAGAAATAAGTACCATCTGCAGGAAAGCATTTGTAAGAGGTATAATAGCTTGAAGCCTTTCTTGAGAAGATTATTGGAGGGACAAAGGTCCTCTAAAGTCAACTTCCAGATATTTACCAGCAGGTTTCTGACAAATAAGGAAGTTCACTGAGTATGTAGAAAGCAGTGGGTACTTTGTTGTTTCACATTTATGCCCGCCATACTAAGACTAGAAAATCTTGATGCACGGGTTAGGCGACTTATTTGAATGCCTCACCATGATGAG is drawn from Macadamia integrifolia cultivar HAES 741 chromosome 7, SCU_Mint_v3, whole genome shotgun sequence and contains these coding sequences:
- the LOC122083677 gene encoding uncharacterized protein LOC122083677 translates to MTRNGNGDVENSRRASDILRSRTDPFLIVCRIFSVVTALTAILCIFANVLAAVRSFKNGSDVFDGIFRCYAVAIAIFVVVAETEWGFIYKFWRILEYCAGRGMLQIFVAVMTRAFPDTSGEKKDLVLLQNIASYLLLGCGVIYVVSGILCIGFLKRARQKKEITREQAVKDLEELEQRREELEELLINERA